In Rutidosis leptorrhynchoides isolate AG116_Rl617_1_P2 chromosome 2, CSIRO_AGI_Rlap_v1, whole genome shotgun sequence, one genomic interval encodes:
- the LOC139890438 gene encoding uncharacterized mitochondrial protein AtMg00810-like, with protein MIPNNTEFQKLIRKLIYLTHTRPDISYSVQTLSQHIYAPLESYVKAAFLILRYLKRSPSKGIHIAKSPGVFSLTNYSDADWGKRLINRRSATAYCLFMCGSLISWKSKKQPTISRSSTESKYRALAATTCEIDWVLKLLSDFGLKDLLRAEL; from the coding sequence ATGATTCCTAACAATACTGAATTTCAAAAGTTAATTAGAAAGCTTATCTATTTAACCCATACTAGACCTGATATATCTTATTCTGTTCAAACACTTAGTCAACATATCTATGCTCCTTTAGAATCTTATGTGAAAGCTGCCTTTTTAATTTTGAGATACTTGAAGCGTTCTCCGAGTAAAGGTATTCATATTGCGAAATCTCCAGGTGTGTTTTCTTTAACTAATTATTCAGATGCAGATTGGGGTAAACGTTTAATTAATAGGAGATCTGCGACAGCTTATTGTTTATTCATGTGTGGGTCTTTAATTTCATGGAAAAGCAAAAAACAACCTACTATTTCTAGATCTTCAACAGAGTCTAAGTATAGAGCATTGGCTGCTACCACTTGTGAAATTGATTGGGTCTTGAAACTTTTATCTGATTTTGGTCTTAAAGATTTATTACGAGCTGAGCTGTGA